The Scyliorhinus canicula chromosome 13, sScyCan1.1, whole genome shotgun sequence genome contains a region encoding:
- the LOC119976359 gene encoding immunoglobulin superfamily member 10-like has protein sequence MASRVLVLPNGTLSIESMTGRDAGDYLCIARNAAGGDAMSLRIDVSMKPALIEHKQSTHHRYVSYGADLRVDCKASGSPEPRVSWMLPDGTLVGKALQTTGGRTRRYVVFGNGTLYYSKVGMAEEGDYTCHAQNTLGKDQMKVHVTVVTAAPRIEGPRQRSLRVESGDSGMFHCQATGQPPPRILWMLPTNEILSFSKNRYSLHPNGSMAIRNARLSDAGEYRCIARNPGGDDTDLFHLDVAAKPPLINGRRGNRTVVRDTAMRHSRKLIDCLAEGNPRPRVAWITPDNSVLDTPYHGSRIAVHPNGTLEIRNVRASDGAQFICVARNRGGEATLVVILEVTRRPRRPMFANPLNEKVIASAAAAVATLNCSADGHPPPEMIWTLPNGTRLTGTLRAGRYQINNDGTFRIHSPTAQDAGKYRCAAKNEMGYIEKLIIVDIGEKPTIHNRPLGLIRSMSGDTLYLHCAASGSPTPKIIWTAPSGKVLDRPQINAKYILFENGTLNIRETGLQDRGNYVCKAHNVAGVASVSVSVAVIAYPPRITNGPPKSVYAMAGSPVQLNCMAIGIPRPEIVWELPNHTLLSTYSKGRPTGSELLHPQGTLVIQRLSAKDSGTFKCTAKNKLGSDSRITYIQVI, from the coding sequence atggcaagccGTGTGCTGGTGTTACCGAACGGGACCTTGTCGATTGAATCGATGACGGGGAGAGACGCCGGGGACTACCTGTGCATCGCCCGAAACGCGGCTGGAGGAGACGCGATGTCACTGCGGATCGATGTGTCCATGAAGCCGGCACTGATCGAGCACAAGCAGTCCACCCACCACCGGTACGTGTCGTACGGGGCGGATCTTCGGGTGGACTGCAAGGCCTCCGGCTCCCCCGAGCCCCGAGTTTCCTGGATGCTGCCCGACGGGACGCTAGTGGGAAAGGCGCTGCAGACCACCGGCGGCAGGACTCGCAGGTACGTCGTGTTTGGCAATGGGACCCTCTACTACAGCAAAGTGGGAATGGCCGAGGAGGGGGATTACACCTGTCACGCACAGAACACGCTGGGCAAGGACCAGATGAAAGTACACGTGACGGTGGTGACAGCGGCGCCGCGCATTGAGGGACCCCGCCAGAGATCCCTGAGGGTGGAGAGCGGAGACAGCGGCATGTTTCACTGCCAGGCCACGGGGCAGCCGCCACCGAGGATACTGTGGATGCTGCCAACAAACGAAATCCTCTCCTTCTCCAAAAACAGGTACAGCCTGCATCCCAATGGCTCGATGGCCATCAGGAACGCCCGCCTCTCCGACGCTGGCGAGTACAGGTGCATCGCCCGCAACCCGGGCGGGGACGATACCGACCTCTTCCACCTGGACGTGGCCGCGAAGCCGCCCCTCATCAACGGCCGGCGCGGGAACAGGACGGTGGTGCGGGACACCGCCATGAGGCACAGCAGGAAGCTGATCGACTGCCTGGCTGAGGGTAACCCCAGGCCGAGGGTGGCGTGGATCACTCCGGACAACAGCGTGCTGGACACCCCCTACCACGGCAGCAGGATCGCGGTCCACCCGAATGGCACGCTGGAGATCCGCAACGTCAGGGCGTCCGACGGGGCCCAGTTCATCTGCGTAGCCCGCAACCGAGGTGGGGAGGCCACCCTGGTGGTCATCCTGGAGGTGACCCGGAGGCCGAGGAGGCCCATGTTTGCCAACCCGCTCAACGAGAAAGTCATCGCTAGCGCAGCGGCCGCCGTTGCCACCCTGAACTGCTCGGCCGATGGCCACCCGCCCCCAGAGATGATATGGACCCTTCCCAATGGCACACGACTGACAGGCACGCTCAGGGCGGGCCGTTACCAAATAAACAACGACGGCACCTTTCGAATTCACAGCCCAACCGCGCAGGATGCAGGAAAATACCGATGTGCAGCTAAAAATGAAATGGGATATATAGAGAAACTCATCATCGTGGACATTGGAGAGAAGCCCACCATACACAACCGACCACTTGGGTTAATACGAAGTATGAGCGGGGATACACTGTACCTCCATTGCGCCGCTAGTGGCAGCCCAACGCCAAAAATCATTTGGACTGCACCGAGCGGTAAGGTGCTCGACCGACCTCAAATAAACGCAAAGTATATCCtgtttgaaaatgggactttgaaCATTCGGGAAACAGGCTTACAGGACAGGGGCAACTACGTTTGCAAAGCGCACAACGTTGCTGGCGTGGCCTCGGTCTCGGTATCGGTGGCGGTCATTGCCTACCCGCCTCGGATAACCAATGGACCGCCCAAATCCGTGTACGCCATGGCCGGCTCTCCCGTCCAGCTCAACTGCATGGCAATCGGAATTCCCAGGCCGGAGATTGTGTGGGAGCTGCCCAACCACACGTTGCTTTCCACTTACAGCAAGGGGCGCCCCACCGGAAGCGAACTCTTGCACCCGCAGGGAACACTGGTGATCCAAAGGCTATCGGCAAAGGATTCTGGGACATTCAAGTGCACGGCCAAGAACAAACTTGGCAGTGACTCCCGAATAACATATATTCAGGTCATATGA